The following proteins are encoded in a genomic region of Ursus arctos isolate Adak ecotype North America unplaced genomic scaffold, UrsArc2.0 scaffold_32, whole genome shotgun sequence:
- the S100PBP gene encoding S100P-binding protein isoform X9: MTCSLVPSERSSGTSLLPKDNAPFSWGSLDEDGLDDSLLDLSEGEEDDGHFSFTEEDIQELLKDDDLKDDSRRVEKGGKGSQILFDTSQEKNSLYSLGPVADTPGLLKLPHLSTSVGHGPTPTKPLNRHFALEKNLIKITVVTPFDPTVCDAVLDKDQTDSSKDTEKPSSLGEEMRKDGLSPNESKLCTESEGISPSHSAWDVPPLSSPSDNDFEQTVSDKNIPDSKRPTPVVSQILDHSETPNTGSSWKNESHKSNCEVRFPVVSSSSNKQDVLNKDSGKLKVNERRLGKVIPVLQAKRRTNVPTSSQSDLEKQKESYLKEVIAHIEHPKDTNQG; this comes from the exons ATGACGTGCTCACTAGTGCCCTCTGAACGGTCTTCTGGAACTTCTCTCTTGCCTAAAGACAATGCCCCATTTTCTTGGGGTTCCTTGGATGAAGATGGATTGGATGACTCCTTACTGGATCTGTCTGAGGGAGAAGAGGATGATGGCCATTTCAGTTTCACAGAGGAAGATATTCAGGAGCTCTTGAAGGATGATGACCTTAAAGATGACAGTAGGCGTGttgagaagggagggaaagggagtcAAATTCTATTTGACACTTCCCAAGAGAAAAATTCATTGTACAGCTTGGGACCAGTAGCTGACACCCCTGGCCTCTTAAAACTACCTCACCTAAGTACATCAGTTGGTCATGGACCAACTCCTACTAAACCATTAAACAGACACTTTGCACTAGAAAAgaatcttataaaaataacagTTGTTACACCATTTGATCCAACAGTTTGTGATGCTGTGCTCGATAAGGACCAGACCGATTCATCCAAAGATACCGAAAAACCCTCCTCCCttggggaagaaatgagaaaagatggTCTTAGCCCAAATGAGAGCAAACTCTGCACTGAATCTGAAGGGATCAGTCCCAGTCATTCTGCTTGGGATGTGCCTCCACTCTCTTCTCCTTCAGACAATGACTTTGAACAAACTGTGTCTGATAAAAATATACCTGACAGTAAGAGACCTACACCTGTAGTCTCTCAGATCTTGGACCACTCAGAGACTCCTAACACGGGGTCATCCTGGAAAAATGAATCACATAAATCAAATTGTGAAGTGAGGTTTCCGGTTGTTTCCAGTTCATCAAACAAA CAGGATGTTCTTAACAAGGATTCGGGGAAGCTGAAAGTCAATGAGAGAAGACTAGGCAAAGTCATTCCTGTTCTGCAAGCCAAAAGAAG GACTAATGTTCCGACGTCTTCACAATCAGATctagaaaagcagaaggaaagttaTCTCAAGGAAGTCATTGCTCATATAGAACACCCGAAGGACACTAACCAAG GAtga
- the S100PBP gene encoding S100P-binding protein isoform X5 — MTCSLVPSERSSGTSLLPKDNAPFSWGSLDEDGLDDSLLDLSEGEEDDGHFSFTEEDIQELLKDDDLKDDSRRVEKGGKGSQILFDTSQEKNSLYSLGPVADTPGLLKLPHLSTSVGHGPTPTKPLNRHFALEKNLIKITVVTPFDPTVCDAVLDKDQTDSSKDTEKPSSLGEEMRKDGLSPNESKLCTESEGISPSHSAWDVPPLSSPSDNDFEQTVSDKNIPDSKRPTPVVSQILDHSETPNTGSSWKNESHKSNCEVRFPVVSSSSNKQDVLNKDSGKLKVNERRLGKVIPVLQAKRRERKSTSAQAGGAAGRGRGRSRLTAEQGAQRRAPSQDPGIMTQAKGRCLTD; from the exons ATGACGTGCTCACTAGTGCCCTCTGAACGGTCTTCTGGAACTTCTCTCTTGCCTAAAGACAATGCCCCATTTTCTTGGGGTTCCTTGGATGAAGATGGATTGGATGACTCCTTACTGGATCTGTCTGAGGGAGAAGAGGATGATGGCCATTTCAGTTTCACAGAGGAAGATATTCAGGAGCTCTTGAAGGATGATGACCTTAAAGATGACAGTAGGCGTGttgagaagggagggaaagggagtcAAATTCTATTTGACACTTCCCAAGAGAAAAATTCATTGTACAGCTTGGGACCAGTAGCTGACACCCCTGGCCTCTTAAAACTACCTCACCTAAGTACATCAGTTGGTCATGGACCAACTCCTACTAAACCATTAAACAGACACTTTGCACTAGAAAAgaatcttataaaaataacagTTGTTACACCATTTGATCCAACAGTTTGTGATGCTGTGCTCGATAAGGACCAGACCGATTCATCCAAAGATACCGAAAAACCCTCCTCCCttggggaagaaatgagaaaagatggTCTTAGCCCAAATGAGAGCAAACTCTGCACTGAATCTGAAGGGATCAGTCCCAGTCATTCTGCTTGGGATGTGCCTCCACTCTCTTCTCCTTCAGACAATGACTTTGAACAAACTGTGTCTGATAAAAATATACCTGACAGTAAGAGACCTACACCTGTAGTCTCTCAGATCTTGGACCACTCAGAGACTCCTAACACGGGGTCATCCTGGAAAAATGAATCACATAAATCAAATTGTGAAGTGAGGTTTCCGGTTGTTTCCAGTTCATCAAACAAA CAGGATGTTCTTAACAAGGATTCGGGGAAGCTGAAAGTCAATGAGAGAAGACTAGGCAAAGTCATTCCTGTTCTGCAAGCCAAAAGAAG agagagaaagagcacgagcgcacaagcagggggagcggcaggcagagggagagggagaagccgactcaccgctgagcagggagcccaacgaagggctccatcccaggaccctgggatcatgacccaagccaaaggcagatgcctaactgactga
- the S100PBP gene encoding S100P-binding protein isoform X6 → MTCSLVPSERSSGTSLLPKDNAPFSWGSLDEDGLDDSLLDLSEGEEDDGHFSFTEEDIQELLKDDDLKDDSRRVEKGGKGSQILFDTSQEKNSLYSLGPVADTPGLLKLPHLSTSVGHGPTPTKPLNRHFALEKNLIKITVVTPFDPTVCDAVLDKDQTDSSKDTEKPSSLGEEMRKDGLSPNESKLCTESEGISPSHSAWDVPPLSSPSDNDFEQTVSDKNIPDSKRPTPVVSQILDHSETPNTGSSWKNESHKSNCEVRFPVVSSSSNKQDVLNKDSGKLKVNERRLGKVIPVLQAKRRTNVPTSSQSDLEKQKESYLKEVIAHIEHPKDTNQETMLGSGRNLCRDTV, encoded by the exons ATGACGTGCTCACTAGTGCCCTCTGAACGGTCTTCTGGAACTTCTCTCTTGCCTAAAGACAATGCCCCATTTTCTTGGGGTTCCTTGGATGAAGATGGATTGGATGACTCCTTACTGGATCTGTCTGAGGGAGAAGAGGATGATGGCCATTTCAGTTTCACAGAGGAAGATATTCAGGAGCTCTTGAAGGATGATGACCTTAAAGATGACAGTAGGCGTGttgagaagggagggaaagggagtcAAATTCTATTTGACACTTCCCAAGAGAAAAATTCATTGTACAGCTTGGGACCAGTAGCTGACACCCCTGGCCTCTTAAAACTACCTCACCTAAGTACATCAGTTGGTCATGGACCAACTCCTACTAAACCATTAAACAGACACTTTGCACTAGAAAAgaatcttataaaaataacagTTGTTACACCATTTGATCCAACAGTTTGTGATGCTGTGCTCGATAAGGACCAGACCGATTCATCCAAAGATACCGAAAAACCCTCCTCCCttggggaagaaatgagaaaagatggTCTTAGCCCAAATGAGAGCAAACTCTGCACTGAATCTGAAGGGATCAGTCCCAGTCATTCTGCTTGGGATGTGCCTCCACTCTCTTCTCCTTCAGACAATGACTTTGAACAAACTGTGTCTGATAAAAATATACCTGACAGTAAGAGACCTACACCTGTAGTCTCTCAGATCTTGGACCACTCAGAGACTCCTAACACGGGGTCATCCTGGAAAAATGAATCACATAAATCAAATTGTGAAGTGAGGTTTCCGGTTGTTTCCAGTTCATCAAACAAA CAGGATGTTCTTAACAAGGATTCGGGGAAGCTGAAAGTCAATGAGAGAAGACTAGGCAAAGTCATTCCTGTTCTGCAAGCCAAAAGAAG GACTAATGTTCCGACGTCTTCACAATCAGATctagaaaagcagaaggaaagttaTCTCAAGGAAGTCATTGCTCATATAGAACACCCGAAGGACACTAACCAAG AAACTATGCTCGGTTCCGGCAGAAACCTCTGCAGAGATACAGTCTGA